In Chryseobacterium scophthalmum, the genomic stretch ATATGACAAACTTTTTTTGGTGAAAAATGAATGCAAAATAAATTGGAAAATAAATTCTGCGAAAGATAAATTATTAGGTTATTCTGTTCAAAAAGCGGCAACAGAATTTGGTGGCAGAAAATGGATCGCCTGGTTTACTACTGAAATTCCGGTTCAGGATGGACCTTATAAATTCTCTGGATTGCCTGGTTTAATTTTAAAAATCACAGACGCAGAAAATGAATTTATCTATGAAATGAAATCTATCACGAAAGAAACTAATGATATTTCTGAAAGAAATTATGGAGTTACAAACACCATTAAACTGAGTTCAGTAAAATATCAGAAAATCTGGGAAGATTATAAAAAACAGCCTTCTTCTATTTTTAATTACCAAACTCAAATTAACAACAACGGATGGACTGCAAACTATACAATTGGTGGTGGAAATCCCAACGACAAAAAGTATCAGGAAAAATTTGATAAACAGCAACTGGAGTTTTTAAAAAATTTCGAAAATCCGATTGAGTTGAAAAATGATTGTCAGTGATTTATAATTCTATTAAGAATATAATTATTTTTAAAAACTGAAAATCTTCATTCTATATTTTTCAAATAAATAATAAGAAAATCCGCCCAAGAAATAGGCTAGAACATCAAAAATGTCACTTGTAAATCTTGGAGAAATGATTGGGCAAATTAACTCGAATAACAAAGAAATATAGATAAATGAGCTTAAATAAAACTGAAAATCTGGTTTCCAATGGTGATTCAAAATATCATTCATTATATATTTGATAACATAACTGTACAACGGAATCGTAATAAAATCTGTGAAATAATCATTGATTATGGGAATTATAATATTATTTTTTCGCAGAATAAAAATTCCCAGCCAAATAGCCAATCCTCCCAATAAAAAGTACGGAACTTTCATCATCACATGTGAAATATAGCCATAATGAAACCTAGAATAATCTGTAAAATTTTCACAATAATATCTTGTGCTTTTGCAGATGTTTCTGAGGTTCTATCGGGTGTGTTTTCGTAATCAAAACTTTTTTTATTTTCCATTTTAAAAAAATTCTGATGCAAAGATATGTAAAATTAGAACAAATGTTCTAATTTTACAAAACTTAATTATATTTGACTGATGAAAACCAAAGATAAAATCTTGCAAACCGCTTTAAATCTCTTTAACGAAAAAGGCTACAACAACGTCACTACAAGAGATATTGCTACTGAAATGAAAATCAGTGCGGGAAATCTGCATTATCATTTTAAACATTCAGAAGATTTAATTATCCATTTTTTTACTAATCTAAAATTAGACATGGATCATTTACTGGAAAACCTGAAAAATATTCAAAAAAAAGATCTTTCAGACCTTTATAATTATACTCAGTCATCTTGTGAAATTTTATACACTTACCGATTTATTTTTCTGAATTTTGTAGACATTTTAAGAAAAATTCCAGCCATAGAATCGCAATATGCTCAATTGAATATCATAAGAAAAGAAGAATTTCAATCTATTTTTAAAGATTTTCAGGAAGACAGAATTTTCAAAGAAAATATTCCAAATTTCATTTTAGAATCACTGGTTACACAGATTTTTATCATCGGAGATAACTGGATCACCTTTAACAGTCTTACTTTAAAATTAAACAAAGAAGAATCGATAAAACACTACTCTATTATTTTTTTAAATTTATTTTACCCTTTTCTTACTGATGAGCAACAAAAGTTGTATGAACTTAATTACATTAAA encodes the following:
- a CDS encoding GLPGLI family protein; amino-acid sequence: MKIKSCFFSLFLFGIFSAQSYKAVYDFKWKPQKNATEYLHEDFALLINENKSSDFLSYIKFKNDSTKTKTVKDFKKIGQGSMSFNYKYGESKFNDVISKNYTNKEILFQKQLYDKLFLVKNECKINWKINSAKDKLLGYSVQKAATEFGGRKWIAWFTTEIPVQDGPYKFSGLPGLILKITDAENEFIYEMKSITKETNDISERNYGVTNTIKLSSVKYQKIWEDYKKQPSSIFNYQTQINNNGWTANYTIGGGNPNDKKYQEKFDKQQLEFLKNFENPIELKNDCQ
- a CDS encoding TetR/AcrR family transcriptional regulator; the protein is MKTKDKILQTALNLFNEKGYNNVTTRDIATEMKISAGNLHYHFKHSEDLIIHFFTNLKLDMDHLLENLKNIQKKDLSDLYNYTQSSCEILYTYRFIFLNFVDILRKIPAIESQYAQLNIIRKEEFQSIFKDFQEDRIFKENIPNFILESLVTQIFIIGDNWITFNSLTLKLNKEESIKHYSIIFLNLFYPFLTDEQQKLYELNYIKS